One Citricoccus sp. K5 DNA window includes the following coding sequences:
- a CDS encoding ABC transporter permease, producing the protein MSEQKTPVADRRPAPASSHGAPGSRTPGRNLLHGSGARSLGLVIALAALVAIGLITSGERFLAVENILTILRHASIIGVISIGITFVITAGGIDLSVGSVMGLTTVVASLASVQLAATQSTWLVMVLVALLVGGIAGLVNGVIIAYGNVVAFIATLAMLVAARGLAELISGRRTLIVNNGDFLDFMRADFLGVPVLVWIFALVAAAGWFLLNRTTFGRRTVAIGGNLEASRLAGVKVKRHLVYLYVLAGLAAGIAGLMMMGRTTAGTSTHGLLYELDAIAAVVVGGTLLIGGRGTIMGTVLGVLIFSTLTNVFTQNNMDTSVQALAKGLIIVVAVLLQQRFAARNERRATAKPLKV; encoded by the coding sequence GTGAGCGAGCAGAAGACACCCGTGGCCGATCGGCGTCCGGCCCCGGCCTCCAGTCACGGCGCCCCCGGCAGCAGGACCCCCGGACGGAACCTCCTCCACGGCTCCGGTGCCCGCAGCCTGGGGCTGGTCATCGCCCTGGCCGCGCTCGTCGCCATCGGCCTCATCACCAGCGGAGAGAGGTTCCTGGCGGTCGAGAACATCCTCACCATCCTGCGCCATGCCTCGATCATCGGCGTGATCAGCATCGGCATCACCTTCGTGATCACGGCCGGCGGCATCGACCTCTCCGTCGGCTCGGTCATGGGCCTGACCACGGTGGTGGCCAGCCTGGCCAGCGTCCAGCTGGCCGCCACGCAGTCCACGTGGCTGGTGATGGTGCTCGTGGCGCTCCTCGTGGGCGGGATTGCCGGACTCGTGAACGGCGTGATCATCGCCTACGGAAACGTGGTGGCCTTCATCGCCACCCTCGCCATGCTGGTGGCCGCGCGTGGACTCGCCGAGCTCATCTCCGGGCGCAGGACGCTGATCGTGAACAACGGGGACTTCCTGGACTTCATGCGCGCCGATTTCCTGGGCGTCCCCGTGCTGGTCTGGATCTTCGCCCTCGTGGCCGCGGCCGGTTGGTTCCTGCTCAACCGCACCACGTTCGGCCGCCGCACCGTCGCGATCGGCGGCAATCTCGAGGCATCACGCCTGGCCGGCGTCAAGGTCAAGCGCCACCTCGTCTACCTCTATGTCCTGGCCGGGCTCGCGGCCGGCATTGCCGGGCTCATGATGATGGGCCGCACGACGGCCGGCACCTCCACACACGGCCTGCTCTACGAGCTGGACGCGATCGCCGCCGTGGTGGTGGGCGGCACCCTGCTCATCGGCGGTCGCGGCACCATCATGGGCACCGTGCTCGGCGTGCTGATCTTCAGCACCCTGACCAACGTGTTCACGCAGAACAACATGGATACGTCCGTCCAGGCGCTGGCGAAGGGCCTCATCATCGTGGTGGCCGTCCTCCTGCAGCAACGCTTCGCCGCCCGCAATGAGCGCCGGGCCACGGCCAAGCCGCTCAAGGTCTAG
- a CDS encoding sugar ABC transporter ATP-binding protein yields the protein MSEHDQASPLLEVRGLSKRFAAVQALKGVDLDVRAGEVHCVMGQNGAGKSTLIKTLSGVHRPDEGEILWEGRAVELESPATALDLGIATMYQELDVVGGLTIAENIFLGHERSTGGVLHVKRTNAAARSLLQRLGHGGLSPSREVGSLSAANQQIVSMARALSRDTKLIIMDEPSAILDSGEVQNLFRVIRELTAQGIAVVYISHRLEEIRQIGDRISVIKDGRSTANGLHVTETPKAELIRLMTGREVANVFPPRKPVAADAPVALEVDGLELQGHFEPVSFMVRAGEILGLAGLVGSQRSEIIETIYGARKATAGRVSVNGRRLTPGSVSAAVDAGIGLSPEERKSQGLILDEPLYRNVTLSTFGRFARAGLLDESAERQAAREQIDALELRPADPDRPARTLSGGNQQKILLARWLVHGTPVLLLDEPTRGVDVGARAEIYTLIRRLAAAGTAIIVISSEIEEVLGLADRVLVIDDGRVLAESDANEIDEHGVLDLVMKGSAA from the coding sequence ATGTCGGAACATGATCAGGCGTCGCCGCTGCTGGAGGTGCGCGGACTCTCCAAGCGCTTCGCCGCCGTCCAGGCGCTCAAGGGAGTCGACCTCGACGTGCGTGCCGGAGAGGTCCACTGCGTCATGGGCCAGAACGGGGCCGGCAAGTCCACCCTCATCAAGACGCTCTCCGGCGTACATCGACCGGATGAGGGCGAGATCCTCTGGGAGGGCCGTGCCGTCGAGCTCGAGAGCCCCGCCACAGCGCTGGACCTCGGCATCGCCACGATGTACCAGGAGCTCGACGTGGTCGGCGGGCTGACCATCGCGGAGAACATCTTCCTGGGCCACGAGCGGTCGACCGGGGGCGTGTTGCACGTGAAGAGGACCAACGCGGCCGCGCGGTCCCTCCTGCAGCGGCTGGGCCATGGCGGCCTCTCCCCGTCGCGGGAGGTCGGCTCGCTCTCCGCCGCGAACCAGCAGATCGTCAGCATGGCCCGCGCGCTCTCGCGGGACACCAAGCTGATCATCATGGATGAGCCCAGTGCCATCCTGGACTCCGGCGAGGTCCAGAACCTGTTCCGGGTGATCCGCGAGCTCACGGCCCAAGGCATCGCCGTCGTCTACATCTCGCACCGCCTGGAGGAGATCCGCCAGATCGGGGACCGCATCTCCGTCATCAAGGACGGCCGCAGCACCGCGAACGGCCTCCATGTCACCGAGACCCCGAAGGCGGAGCTGATCAGGCTCATGACCGGCCGCGAGGTCGCGAACGTGTTCCCGCCGCGGAAGCCCGTCGCGGCCGATGCCCCCGTGGCGCTCGAGGTGGACGGCCTGGAGCTGCAGGGTCACTTCGAGCCGGTCAGCTTCATGGTCCGCGCCGGCGAGATCCTCGGACTCGCCGGACTGGTCGGCTCACAGCGCTCGGAGATCATCGAGACCATCTACGGCGCCCGGAAGGCGACCGCCGGACGCGTCAGCGTGAACGGCCGGAGGCTCACGCCCGGCTCGGTCAGCGCGGCCGTGGACGCCGGCATCGGCCTGTCCCCCGAGGAGCGCAAGAGCCAGGGGCTCATCCTGGACGAGCCGCTCTACCGGAACGTGACCCTCTCCACCTTCGGACGCTTCGCACGGGCGGGCCTGCTCGACGAGTCGGCCGAACGCCAGGCGGCGCGGGAGCAGATCGACGCCCTGGAGCTGCGCCCAGCCGATCCCGACCGCCCGGCACGGACGCTCTCCGGCGGCAACCAGCAGAAGATCCTCCTGGCCCGGTGGCTGGTGCACGGAACCCCGGTGCTCCTGCTGGATGAGCCGACCCGTGGCGTGGACGTGGGCGCCCGTGCGGAGATCTATACGCTCATCCGGCGGCTCGCCGCAGCCGGCACCGCCATCATCGTCATCTCCAGTGAGATCGAGGAAGTCCTCGGTCTGGCCGACCGCGTGCTCGTCATCGACGACGGTCGCGTCCTCGCGGAGTCCGACGCCAACGAAATCGACGAGCACGGAGTGCTCGACCTCGTCATGAAGGGAAGTGCCGCGTGA
- a CDS encoding substrate-binding domain-containing protein, whose product MLAVRIGRSMLVTTGAILAVGALVTGCSSGSAGDSTQPTNASVEGNTEEGETVVVGFSGPAADHGWLGAINAAATAEAEQYGDIDFRVAEGTNDANLQISQVEQFINDGVDAIVLLPTDGAALTAVATKAMEAGIPVVNVDREFSSPAAARTTILGDNYGMGQSAGNYICEQMSDTPDAVVAEVAGIDSLPLTQDRSQGFADALESCGLDVDNRVAADFTVQGGEAATSQLLAAAPEIDALWNHDDDQGIGVLSAIDNAGRDEFIMVGGGGSANAMREIQSGESVLQATVIYPSTQAADGVRLARLIAQDKAMSDLVEVEVPKRIVLNAPVVTSENVEEYLPTAFES is encoded by the coding sequence ATGCTCGCAGTTCGTATCGGACGGTCAATGCTCGTCACCACCGGCGCCATATTGGCGGTCGGTGCACTCGTCACCGGCTGCTCATCCGGATCAGCCGGTGACAGCACCCAGCCCACCAATGCCTCGGTGGAGGGCAACACCGAGGAGGGCGAGACCGTGGTCGTAGGCTTCTCGGGCCCCGCGGCGGACCACGGCTGGCTCGGAGCCATCAACGCCGCCGCCACCGCCGAGGCCGAGCAGTACGGTGACATCGATTTCCGCGTGGCCGAGGGCACCAACGACGCCAACCTGCAGATCAGCCAGGTCGAGCAGTTCATCAACGACGGCGTGGATGCCATCGTCCTGCTCCCCACCGACGGTGCCGCCCTCACGGCCGTCGCCACCAAGGCCATGGAGGCCGGGATCCCCGTGGTCAACGTGGACCGCGAGTTCTCCAGCCCGGCAGCGGCCCGCACGACGATCCTCGGAGACAACTACGGCATGGGCCAGAGCGCCGGCAACTACATCTGCGAGCAGATGAGTGACACACCGGATGCCGTCGTCGCGGAGGTCGCCGGTATCGACTCCCTGCCGCTGACCCAGGACCGCAGCCAGGGCTTCGCCGACGCCCTGGAGTCCTGCGGCCTCGACGTGGACAACCGAGTCGCCGCCGACTTCACGGTCCAGGGAGGCGAGGCCGCCACGTCCCAGCTGCTAGCGGCCGCCCCGGAGATCGATGCCCTCTGGAACCATGACGATGACCAGGGCATCGGCGTGCTGTCCGCCATCGACAATGCCGGCCGTGACGAGTTCATCATGGTCGGCGGCGGCGGTTCCGCCAATGCCATGCGGGAGATCCAGTCCGGTGAAAGCGTCCTCCAGGCCACGGTGATCTACCCGTCCACCCAGGCCGCCGACGGCGTCCGGCTGGCGCGACTGATCGCCCAGGACAAGGCCATGAGCGACCTGGTGGAGGTCGAGGTCCCCAAGCGGATCGTCCTGAACGCCCCGGTGGTCACCAGCGAGAACGTCGAGGAGTACCTCCCCACCGCGTTCGAGTCCTAG
- a CDS encoding Gfo/Idh/MocA family protein, translated as MPHPAPPLRIALIGHGFMGAAHSQGWRVAPRFFDLSARPEMTLLVGRHAAGVEAAAARWGWAETSTDWRSAVKREDIDVVDIVTPGGSHAEIAIAALEAGKHVLCEKPLANTLEEAAAMAEAAEQTGANVFAMVGFTYRRVPAAAFARDLVRSGAIGEVRQVRAAYLQDWLYDADAPLTWRLQKEHAGSGALGDLGAHAVDLSQFITGQKVAGVSGILNTFVGERPLPDSASERGRVSVDDAALFTARFDGGAIGSFEATRMATGRKNSLRIEVSGSLGAIAFDLENYNSLGFYDATAPGTRQGFTDIMVTEPEHPYMSAWWPTGHALGYEHGFVHQARDFTEAITEGRQPEPSFADGYQVQRVLDGVQRSAEHGSAWTATG; from the coding sequence ATGCCCCATCCCGCACCGCCCCTGAGGATCGCCCTGATCGGGCACGGCTTCATGGGAGCCGCCCATTCGCAGGGGTGGCGGGTGGCGCCCCGGTTCTTCGATCTGTCCGCCCGTCCGGAGATGACGTTGCTGGTGGGCCGCCACGCCGCCGGCGTCGAGGCCGCTGCCGCCCGGTGGGGGTGGGCGGAGACCTCCACGGATTGGCGGTCGGCCGTCAAGCGGGAGGACATCGACGTGGTGGACATCGTGACCCCCGGCGGCTCCCACGCCGAGATAGCCATCGCCGCCCTGGAAGCCGGCAAGCACGTGTTGTGCGAGAAGCCACTCGCGAACACCCTTGAGGAGGCCGCGGCGATGGCCGAGGCCGCGGAGCAGACCGGGGCGAACGTCTTCGCCATGGTCGGATTCACCTACCGCCGGGTGCCGGCCGCGGCCTTCGCCCGTGACCTCGTCCGCTCGGGTGCGATCGGCGAGGTCCGCCAGGTCCGTGCCGCCTACCTGCAGGACTGGTTGTACGACGCCGACGCGCCCCTGACGTGGCGGCTCCAGAAGGAGCATGCCGGCTCCGGCGCGCTTGGTGACCTGGGTGCCCATGCCGTCGACCTGTCTCAGTTCATCACGGGGCAGAAGGTGGCCGGCGTGAGCGGCATCCTGAACACGTTCGTCGGGGAACGGCCACTCCCGGACTCGGCGTCAGAGCGCGGCCGGGTGTCCGTGGACGACGCCGCGCTGTTCACCGCGCGATTCGACGGCGGCGCCATCGGCTCCTTCGAGGCCACCCGCATGGCCACCGGACGCAAGAACTCCCTGCGCATCGAGGTCTCCGGGTCCCTCGGCGCGATCGCGTTCGACCTGGAGAACTACAACTCGTTGGGCTTCTACGACGCGACCGCCCCGGGCACCCGCCAGGGCTTCACCGACATCATGGTCACCGAGCCCGAGCACCCCTACATGTCCGCTTGGTGGCCCACCGGCCACGCGCTCGGCTACGAGCACGGCTTCGTGCACCAGGCCCGGGACTTCACCGAGGCCATCACCGAAGGCCGGCAGCCCGAGCCCTCCTTCGCCGATGGATACCAGGTGCAGCGCGTCCTGGACGGCGTCCAGCGCAGCGCGGAGCACGGCAGCGCCTGGACCGCGACCGGCTAG